A single region of the Massilia sp. erpn genome encodes:
- a CDS encoding molybdopterin-dependent oxidoreductase, translating to MIQTIRSYALAFAASGLLLLPASAMAEHKPADPSKYVTERVSVTGAVQHALTLKVDDLRKFPPQQVGEMPLICQSGANMGKLENFKGVLLRDILNKAELVSREHNDFKKLVIIATASDGYKAVFSWNELFNSKLGDGVLVFFEKDGKLLGDDEGRIAMVSSQDTRTGPRHVKWLQSIEVRRITE from the coding sequence ATGATCCAGACCATCCGCAGCTATGCCCTCGCCTTCGCCGCCTCCGGCCTGCTGCTGCTGCCCGCATCGGCCATGGCCGAGCACAAACCGGCCGATCCCTCCAAATACGTGACGGAGCGCGTCAGCGTCACTGGCGCCGTGCAGCACGCGCTCACGCTGAAAGTGGACGATCTGCGCAAATTCCCGCCGCAGCAGGTCGGCGAAATGCCGCTGATCTGCCAGTCCGGCGCGAATATGGGCAAGCTGGAAAATTTTAAAGGCGTGCTGCTGCGCGATATCCTGAACAAGGCCGAACTGGTGTCGCGCGAGCATAACGACTTCAAGAAGCTGGTCATCATCGCCACCGCCAGCGATGGCTACAAAGCCGTCTTCTCGTGGAATGAGCTGTTCAATTCCAAGCTGGGCGACGGCGTGCTGGTCTTTTTCGAGAAGGATGGCAAGCTGCTGGGCGACGATGAAGGCCGCATCGCCATGGTCTCCAGCCAGGACACGCGTACCGGTCCGCGCCACGTGAAATGGCTGCAATCGATCGAAGTGCGCCGCATCACGGAATGA